The stretch of DNA AGTCCGCGGCCGCCTGGTGCCCCGTCTCCCTGGTCCCGTACCGCAACGGCCGCACCGGCACCTTCCCGCACATCATGGACCGGGCGAAGCCCGGCAGCATCGGTGTGCTGCGCACCGGGAAGCGCTTTGTCAACGAGGCCAACGGCTACTACGACTATGTCGCCGCGATGCTGGAGGCCACCCCGGAGGGCGCGACGGCGGAGTCCTGGCAGATCGCCGACAGCCGCTTCGTGCGCCGGTTCCCGCTCGGCATGGCCAAGCCGCTGCCCGTGCCGCTCTTCCCCTACCTGCGCTCCGGCTACCTCAAGAAGGGCCGCACCATCGAGGAACTCGCCGCGAACTGCGGGATCGATCCCGCGGCACTGCAGCAGACGGTTGCGGAGTTCAACGAGAACGCCCGCCGTGGCGTGGATCCGGACTTCGGCCGCGGCGAGACCGCGTTCAACCGCTACGGCGGGGACGCCAGGACCCAGCCGAACCCGTCCCTGGGGCCGATCGAGCAGGGCCCGTTCTACGCCGTGCGCGTGGTGCCCGGCAGTTTCGGCACCTTCGCCGGCCTGGATGCGGACGCCCGCTCCCGGGTGCTGGACCACAACGGTGAGCCGATTGCCGGACTCTACGTCGCCGGCAACGACCAGGCCAATGTGATGGGCGGGCACTACCCGGCCGGCGGCATCAACCTCGGCCCCGCGCTGACCTTCGGCTACATCGCCGGCCGCGACCTCGCCGGTGCGGCAGCGTATGAGGATGACGGCACCCTGCCGGACGCCGTCCCGGAACCGTCCGGCTCCGCGGCCTGAGCGCCGGGGCCTCCTGGCGAAACCTACCGGCCCCGTCGTTTTTGGGGCAGGATAAGCACCGTAAACAGGCACCGTCCCGCTGCAAGGAGTCCATAGATGACCACGCTGAACCCCTACCTCGGCTTCCGCGACAACGCGAAGGAAGCCATGACTTTCTACCAGGCGGTCTTCGGGGGTGAGCTGAATATGAGCAGCTTTGCCGAGTACCACGCCAGCGAGGACCCGGCCGAGCAGGACAAGATCATGCACGGCATGCTGACCACGGAAAACGGCATGGTGCTGATGGGGGCGGACACCCCCAACAGCATGGACTACACGCCGGGAAACAATTTTTCCGTGTCCCTCAGCGGCTCCGACGAGGCCGAACTGCGCGGCTACTTCGACAAACTGGCCGACGGCGGCACCATCGCCGTACCGCTGGCGAAGGCGCCGTGGGGCGATACCTTCGGCATGTGCAAGGACAAGTTCGGGGTGGACTGGCTGGTCAACATCGCGCCGGCCGCAGGCTAGGCGCGGCGGTTCCCTGCGCACACCACGTTCCCACCGGCGTCGGCGCAGGGAACCGTCGAAATGGCGTTCTCAAGCCGCCCGCCCGCGGCTATCCTGAACCTGTCAGGACACCGCATGATCGAGTCCTTTCTTTCCGGCCCAGAAAGGCGTGCCATGACCGAGAAGTTGCACCTCACACCGGAAGACGAATTCCCCGAAGACCTGAGCAAGATCGAGGACAAGGAACTGCAGGTCCTCGACAGCCAGGTCCAGCGCCAGCTTGACTACGAATACGTTGCCGAGGGCGAACCCAATCCGGAAACCGAGTTCCGGCACTATGACCTCGATGAGGAATTCAGCGAGCGGGACAAACGCGACGACTAGCCTGCGCGGCGGCGTTGTCGGAGCGGAGCGTGCAGCTCAGCATGCTTACTACAATGGGTGAACCAGGAGCAGCTCGCCAGAGACGCTGAGCCACAACGCTGCAGAAACGAGTTCCCCATGAGCAGCCCCGTCCGCTTGGAGATCGAGGCCGGGGGACACCTCGGCCACGTGTTTGCCTCACGGCGGCCCTCGGCCGGCCTTCCGGACACCCGGACGTCAGGCCCCGACGGCGGGCCTGGTACCGACGCCGGATCCGCCGTCGTCCTCCTCCACGGGATCGGTGCGTCGCACCGTTACCTGCGCAGGCTACACGGGCTGCTCGCCGGGTCCATCGATACGTATTCGATCGACCTGCCGGGCTTCGGCGCCACGCCCCGGCCCGGGCGCACCCTGTCGGTCGCGGACCACGCCCGCTACATCCTCGGCGCCATGGAACAGCTCGGCGTACCGCAGTTCGTGATTGTGGGGCACTCGATGGGGACCCAGTTCGCCGTCGAGGCCGCGCTCCAGCAGTCGGCGCGGATTCCATCCGTGGTGCTGATGGGGCCGGTGGTGGATTCCAGGCGCCGCACGGTGGCGCAGCAGGCCCTGTCGCTGGGCAAGGATTGCCTGTTTTTCGAGAGCCCGTCCTCAAACTTCCTCGTCTTCACCGACTATCTGCGCTGCGGTCCGTCCTGGTACCTCAAGACCCTCCAGGTCATGATGGACTACCCCACGGAGGAGCGGATTACCGGGGTGACGGCGCCGGTCCTGGTGGTGCGCGGCGCCAACGATCCGGTGGCCACCTCGGACTGGTCCCGCCGGCTGGCCGGGCGGGCCGCAGCCGGACAGTTGCTGGAAATCCAGGGCGCCGGCCACGTGGTGCAGCACAACCGGGCCGTTGAGGTCGCCGGGGCCATCACATCCTTCGCCGGCCTTCCGGCCGGCAGCGGGAATCCCCGGGAGTTCATGGCCTGAGCGGGGCCCCCGGCGCCGGCCCGGTGCGGAGCGGAATCAGTCGCGGGCCCGGATCCGGCCCAGGACCTCGACGGCGACGCTGGCGGCAAAGGAGGCAACAAGCGTTGCCATTAGCAGCGGAGCAGGCGGCCATTCGATACCGAGGAAGTCAGCCACGGCCGGGACTCCCAGCACGAAAGCCAGCGCGGCGTACATGGCGCCAATAATGCCCAGGCGGCGCAGATCGAACGGCCGGGACAGGACCGAAAGAATCCACAGCCCCGTCAGCGACAACGCCAGCACTGACGCCGTCCGCACCGCGTCTTCGGTAAAGCCTCCGCTGACCCGGGCGTAAAGCGAGATGGCAAGAATCGTGGCGGTGACGATCAGTCCGGCCGGCACGGCGAAGGACAGGGACCGCCGGAGGAATCCCGGGCGGTACCGGCGCAAGTTCGGCATCAGCGCGAGGAAAAACGCCGGGATGCCGATAGTCAGTCCGTCGGTCGCCGACAGTTGCCGGGGGAGGAACGGAAACCCCCACAACAGGGCGCCGAAGACGACGGACAATCCGACGGCATAAGCGGTCTTGGCGAGGAACAGCATGGACACGCGCTCAATGTTCGCGATGACCCGGCGTCCCTCCGCCACCACGCCCGGCAGGCGGTCGAAGCGGCCGTCCAGCAGGATCAGCCGGGATACCGCCTTCGTGGCGGCCGCGGCCGAATCCATGGCGATGCCGATATCCGCCTCCTTGAGGGCCAGCGCATCGTTGACACCGTCACCGGTCATGGCAACAACATGGCCGGAGCGGCGGAGCGCAAGGACCATGTCTTTCTTCTGCGAAGGTGTCACCCGGCCGAACACTGTGTGCTGCTCCATCACAGTTGCCAGTTCGTCAGGATCCCGGGGGAGCTGCCTGGCATCGTAGCCGCCGTCGGACTCGAGCCCGACCTCGCGGGCCACCGCTGCCACGGTCCGGGGGTCGTCGCCGGAAATGACGCGGAGCCCGACACCTTGCTCCCGGAAATAGGCCAGGGTCCGTGCCGCATCCGGGCGGATCTTCTCCCGGAAGGTCAGGAGCGCAGCCGGAACCAGCCCATCCGGCAGCGACGGGGTTCCGGCGTCGGGGACCTTCAGGGTGCCCGCAGCGTGGGCCAGCACGAGGGTGCGGAGGCCTGAGGCGGCAAGGTCCGATGCCGTCCCCAGGGCGGCTTCGGTTTCCGCCCCGCCGTCAAGCACTATGTCCGGCGCCCCGAGCACCCACGTGCCCGCGGCGTCCTCGCTGCCGGCGCCGCCGGACCCCGTGGACACGTCCGCGCCGGCAGGGGCAGAGCCGAAGCTGACCGCGCTCCATTTTGTCGCCGACGAGAACGCGACGGTGGAGACCGGGACGAGGGCCTCAGGATGGGGAAAATGCGGGGCCACGCACCGGGCAGTGGCATTGGCCTGGGGGTCGGCGCCGAACCACCCGAGCGCCAGTTTCCATCCTTCGGGCGGGGTGCCGCCGGCGGGGTGGACGGCGTCGAAAATGATCCGGCCCTCGGTGAGTGTGCCCGTCTTGTCCAGGCACAGGACATCGACCCGGGCAAGGCCCTCCACGGCGGCCAGTTCCTGGATGAGGACTTTCCCTTGGGCCAGGCGGAGCCCGCCGACGGCGAAGGCGACGCTGGTCATCAGCACCAGGCCCAGCGGGATCATGGCGATGACGGCCGCCACCGACCCTACCGCCCCGGTCGGCCAGCTTCCGGTGCGGAAGGCTTCCTCCCAGCCGCCCAGGGCCTGCATCTGGCCGTTGACGACGATGGCCATGATGGGCAGGAGCGCGAAGGTGATCCATCGCAGGATCCGGTTGAGGCTGTCCCGGATCTCCGAATGGACCAGGGAAAAGAGCTTCGCCTGCGCGGTCAGCCGGCCGGCATAGGAGTCGGCGCCCACCCGGATCACGCGGGCCCTGCCGTGGCCGGCGACCACGCTGGAGCCGGACAGGACCTCCATGCCCGCGTTCTTGCCCACCGGCCGGGATTCCCCGGTGAGCAACGATTCATCCAGCTCAAGGCCGTCCTCGTCGAGGACGGCGGCGTCCGCGGGGACCTGGTCGCCGGTCTGAAGCTCAAGGATGTCGTCTTGGACCACGTCCGCAGGCCCGATCACCTGGACGGCGCCGTCCCGCAGGACACGCGCGGTGGGCGAATTGAGGACAGCCAGCCGGTCCAGCTGAATCTTGGCCCGGAACTCCTGGACCACGCCGATGATCGCGTTTCCGACGGCGGCGAAACCGAAGAGCGCATCTTTCCATTGGCCCAGGAACAGCAGGAGCAGGAAGCTGGCGCCCACGATCCCGTTGAAGAGCGTCAGCACGTTGGCCTGGAAGATGTGCCACAGGCTCCGGCTCGTGTTGTTGGGAACGGCGTTGCTCCGGCCGTCGCGGACGCGGTCAGCGACGTCGTTGGCAGTCAGCCCACGACGGGTCAGCGCCTTCAGGGAGTGCCGGGCCGGACTCCGGTGGCCGGCCACGTCCTGGGTGCCTCGCTGAGCCATATGCGCCAATCTTCGGTGGTCCTGGGTGCTCCAAGCTGGAGCCCGACGCTTTCAGTGTGGCATGGCTTTGGCGCCCATTCAGCTTGAGGACGTACCCTGAGCGGTAACTTGAACTTGTCGAATGGATTCCGCATGCCAGAGCTCGACGTACAGGAGTCGCACTCCCCGCCGGTAACCATCGCCGACGCCGCCAGACTCCCCCTGAACGAGGTCCTGGAACAGCTGGGCTCCAGCGTGGACGGGCTGAGCGGCGCCGAGGCCGCCAAGCGCTTCGCGGAGGTGGGTCCGAACGCGGTCCGGACCCACCGGGCCAGCGGCTGGGCTGTCCTTGGCCGGCAGTTCGGCAGCCCCATCCTGATCCTGTTGCTCATCACCGCCGGGCTCTCGCTCTTCCTGGGGGATGCCACGAATTCCATCGTCATCGGTGTGATCCTGCTGGTCAGCGTGGGGCTGGGATTCAGCAACGAATTCCGGGCCGAACGCGCCGCCGAGGCATTGCATTCGCGCGTCACGCACCGCGCCGTTGTCGTCCGCGACGGGTCGGCCGGCGACGTTGACGTCACCGCCCTGGTGCCGGGCGACGTCGTTCATTTGGGGATCGGTGCGATCATCCCGGCCGACATGCGGGTGCTGACGGCCAAGGACCTGCTGTGCGATGAAAGCATCCTGACCGGGGAATCGCTGCCGGCCGGCAAGGACCCGGCACCGGTGCCCGGCGGCGCGGCGCTGGGCGACCTGACATCCTGCCTTTTTATGGGAACCGTGATCCAGTCGGGCAACTGCACGGGCGTGGTGGTCGCCACCGGCGGCCGGGCCGAATTCGGCCGGATCGCCCTGGGCCTGGGCCAGCGGCAGCCCCAGACCGAGTTCCAGCTGGGCCTCAAGCGCTTCTCCTACCTGCTGCTGCAGGTGGCGATCGCCCTCACCTCGCTGATCTTCATCGCGAACCTGCTGCTGCACCGGCCCGTGATCGAATCGCTGCTGTTCTCGCTGGCGATCGCCGTCGGGATCACCCCGCAGCTGCTGCCCGCCGTCGTCAGCACCAGCCTGGCCACCGGCACCCGCCAGCTGGCCAGGCGAAAGGTCCTGGTCAAGCGCCTGGTCTGCATCGAAGACCTCGGCGACATGGACATTCTGGTCACGGACAAGACCGGCACGCTGACGGAAGGACGGATCAGCTTCACTGGGGCACTGCCCGCCACCCCGGGGATCTCCGACGGCGATCTCCTCACCCTGGGGCTGCTCGCCACCGAAGCCGAGTATTCCGAGGCGAAGGCGTCCGCCGTGGGCCTGAACCCGCTGGACGCCGCACTGTGGGCGTCAGCGCAGGCCGCAGCCTTCGATCCGGCACGCTACGAGCGCCTGGACGTGATCGATTTTGACCATCAGCGGCGCCGGACCAGCGTGCTGGTCCGCGACGCCGGCGGCCCCGCCCGGATGATCACCAAGGGGTCCCCGGAAGACGTCCTTGCGTTGTGCGTCGATACCCCGGCGAGCGTGCAGGCCCTGCTGGATGAGCAGTTCGACGCCGGATCCCGCGTGGTGGCGGTGGCCACCCGCCCGGCCGCCGGTCTGGAGGACATGACGCCGGCCGACGAGAAGGACCTGGTCCTGGCCGGCTTCCTCATCTTCCTGGACCGGCCCAAGGCCAACGCCCGGGCCTCCCTGGACCAGCTTGCGGCGCTCGGCATCACGGTCAAGATCGCCACCGGTGACAACGCCAAGGTCGCCGAAAAGGTCTGTGACGAGCTCGGTGTGCTCTCGGGCGGGACGCTCACCGGCACCGAGGTGGAAGCCATGTCCGACGCCGAACTGGGCGCAGCGGCACGGGAGGCAAGCATCTTCGCGCGTGTCTCGCCCGAACAGAAGGCCCGGATCATCCGGCTGCTGCGCAAGAGCGGCGGTGCCGTCGGTTTTATGGGCGACGGCGTGAACGATGCGCTTGCCCTGCACGAAGCGGACATCGGCATTTCCGTGGACAGCGCCACCGATGTCGCCAAGGACGCAGCCGACGTCGTGCTGCTGGACAAGGACCTGGGGGTCCTCGCCGAAGGAGTGATGGAAGGCCGGCGGATCTTCGCCAACACCATCAAGTACGTGCTGATGGGGACCTCGAGCAACTTCGGCAACATGTTCAGCGCGGCCACCGCCTCCGTGGTGCTGAGCTTCCTGCCGATGCTTCCGGGGCAGATCCTGCTGAACAACCTGCTCTACGACACCGGCCAGCTGGCCATTCCGGGCGACCGTGTCGACAAAGAACAGTTGCTGGCCCCCTCGCACTGGAACATCGGGTTCATCAGGCGCTTTATGTTCCTGTTCGGACCGATCAGCTCCCTCTTCGACTTTGCGACGTTCGCCCTGATGCTCTTCGTCTTCGACGCGGTCCCCGGGGAATTCCGCGCCGGCTGGTTCATCGAATCCATCGCGACGCAGACGCTGATCATCTTCGCCATCCGGACCCGGCGCGTGCCGTTCTTCCGCAGCAGGCCGTCCTTGGGCCTGGCCGGCGCTTCCCTCGGGGTGGTGGCACTCGGGATCTTCCTCCCACTCTCGCCGCTGGCCGGGGTGCTGGGTTTCGATCCGCTTCCCGTCCCGTTCTTCCTTGCCCTGCTGGGCATGACCGTGGTGTACCTGGTCCTGGTGGAAACCGCCAAGCGCTGGTTCTTCTCCCGGGCGGCGCAGCAGCCTGCCGTTCCGAAGCCTCCTGTGGTGCGGCGCCGCGGCAGGACCCACCACATCGCCCGCCGGGCCGCACGCTTCAGTATCCCGGCCGCCGGCCCGTTGCTCACCAACCGGGGCCCGGGGCAGCGTCGAAGGCGCAAAACCGGGCACAAAGGCCCTCGCCCGGCCACGGTGTCCGGCGGATAGTTGAAGGGAGCGGCCACCGGGTCCATTCCCGAGCCTGCGGAATTCGCCAGTTGGCGACCGCGGTGCCGATGAGGCC from Arthrobacter sp. PAMC25564 encodes:
- a CDS encoding VOC family protein, yielding MTTLNPYLGFRDNAKEAMTFYQAVFGGELNMSSFAEYHASEDPAEQDKIMHGMLTTENGMVLMGADTPNSMDYTPGNNFSVSLSGSDEAELRGYFDKLADGGTIAVPLAKAPWGDTFGMCKDKFGVDWLVNIAPAAG
- a CDS encoding alpha/beta fold hydrolase, translating into MSSPVRLEIEAGGHLGHVFASRRPSAGLPDTRTSGPDGGPGTDAGSAVVLLHGIGASHRYLRRLHGLLAGSIDTYSIDLPGFGATPRPGRTLSVADHARYILGAMEQLGVPQFVIVGHSMGTQFAVEAALQQSARIPSVVLMGPVVDSRRRTVAQQALSLGKDCLFFESPSSNFLVFTDYLRCGPSWYLKTLQVMMDYPTEERITGVTAPVLVVRGANDPVATSDWSRRLAGRAAAGQLLEIQGAGHVVQHNRAVEVAGAITSFAGLPAGSGNPREFMA
- a CDS encoding HAD-IC family P-type ATPase, giving the protein MAQRGTQDVAGHRSPARHSLKALTRRGLTANDVADRVRDGRSNAVPNNTSRSLWHIFQANVLTLFNGIVGASFLLLLFLGQWKDALFGFAAVGNAIIGVVQEFRAKIQLDRLAVLNSPTARVLRDGAVQVIGPADVVQDDILELQTGDQVPADAAVLDEDGLELDESLLTGESRPVGKNAGMEVLSGSSVVAGHGRARVIRVGADSYAGRLTAQAKLFSLVHSEIRDSLNRILRWITFALLPIMAIVVNGQMQALGGWEEAFRTGSWPTGAVGSVAAVIAMIPLGLVLMTSVAFAVGGLRLAQGKVLIQELAAVEGLARVDVLCLDKTGTLTEGRIIFDAVHPAGGTPPEGWKLALGWFGADPQANATARCVAPHFPHPEALVPVSTVAFSSATKWSAVSFGSAPAGADVSTGSGGAGSEDAAGTWVLGAPDIVLDGGAETEAALGTASDLAASGLRTLVLAHAAGTLKVPDAGTPSLPDGLVPAALLTFREKIRPDAARTLAYFREQGVGLRVISGDDPRTVAAVAREVGLESDGGYDARQLPRDPDELATVMEQHTVFGRVTPSQKKDMVLALRRSGHVVAMTGDGVNDALALKEADIGIAMDSAAAATKAVSRLILLDGRFDRLPGVVAEGRRVIANIERVSMLFLAKTAYAVGLSVVFGALLWGFPFLPRQLSATDGLTIGIPAFFLALMPNLRRYRPGFLRRSLSFAVPAGLIVTATILAISLYARVSGGFTEDAVRTASVLALSLTGLWILSVLSRPFDLRRLGIIGAMYAALAFVLGVPAVADFLGIEWPPAPLLMATLVASFAASVAVEVLGRIRARD
- the mgtA gene encoding magnesium-translocating P-type ATPase, translated to MPELDVQESHSPPVTIADAARLPLNEVLEQLGSSVDGLSGAEAAKRFAEVGPNAVRTHRASGWAVLGRQFGSPILILLLITAGLSLFLGDATNSIVIGVILLVSVGLGFSNEFRAERAAEALHSRVTHRAVVVRDGSAGDVDVTALVPGDVVHLGIGAIIPADMRVLTAKDLLCDESILTGESLPAGKDPAPVPGGAALGDLTSCLFMGTVIQSGNCTGVVVATGGRAEFGRIALGLGQRQPQTEFQLGLKRFSYLLLQVAIALTSLIFIANLLLHRPVIESLLFSLAIAVGITPQLLPAVVSTSLATGTRQLARRKVLVKRLVCIEDLGDMDILVTDKTGTLTEGRISFTGALPATPGISDGDLLTLGLLATEAEYSEAKASAVGLNPLDAALWASAQAAAFDPARYERLDVIDFDHQRRRTSVLVRDAGGPARMITKGSPEDVLALCVDTPASVQALLDEQFDAGSRVVAVATRPAAGLEDMTPADEKDLVLAGFLIFLDRPKANARASLDQLAALGITVKIATGDNAKVAEKVCDELGVLSGGTLTGTEVEAMSDAELGAAAREASIFARVSPEQKARIIRLLRKSGGAVGFMGDGVNDALALHEADIGISVDSATDVAKDAADVVLLDKDLGVLAEGVMEGRRIFANTIKYVLMGTSSNFGNMFSAATASVVLSFLPMLPGQILLNNLLYDTGQLAIPGDRVDKEQLLAPSHWNIGFIRRFMFLFGPISSLFDFATFALMLFVFDAVPGEFRAGWFIESIATQTLIIFAIRTRRVPFFRSRPSLGLAGASLGVVALGIFLPLSPLAGVLGFDPLPVPFFLALLGMTVVYLVLVETAKRWFFSRAAQQPAVPKPPVVRRRGRTHHIARRAARFSIPAAGPLLTNRGPGQRRRRKTGHKGPRPATVSGG